A stretch of Brassica napus cultivar Da-Ae chromosome C6, Da-Ae, whole genome shotgun sequence DNA encodes these proteins:
- the LOC125588691 gene encoding ubiquitin-conjugating enzyme E2 20, which translates to MAAVNGYQGNTPAADPPASNGSKQSAPPTKTVDSQSVLKRLQSELMGLMMGGDPGISAFPEEDNIFCWKGTITGSKDTVFEGTEYRLSLSFSNDYPFKPPKIKFQTTCFHPNVDLYGNICLDILQDKWSSAYDVRTILLSIQSLLGEPNISSPLNTQAAQLWSNQEEYRKMVEKLYKPPSA; encoded by the exons ATGGCTGCCGTTAATGGGTACCAAGGGAATACTCCTGCCGCAGATCCTCCGGCGTCAAACGGATCAAAGCAATCTGCTCCTCCGACTAAGACTGTTGACAGCCAATCTGTTCTCAAAAG GCTGCAATCTGAACTCATGGGCTTGATG ATGGGTGGTGACCCTGGAATCTCTGCTTTCCCAGAGGAAGACAACATCTTCTGTTGGAAAGGGACGATAACTGGAAGCAAAGACACTGTCTTTGAAGGAACTGAGTACAGGCTCTCCCTCTCCTTCTCCAATGACTATCCTTTCAAACCTCCAAAGATCAAGTTCCAGACTACTTGCTTCCACCCCAATGTTGATCTCTATGGCAATATCTGCTTGGACATTCTTCAG GATAAATGGTCATCTGCTTATGATGTGAGGACGATACTACTATCGATTCAGAGCCTTCTGGGAG AACCGAACATCAGCTCACCATTGAACACTCAAGCTGCTCAGCTCTGGAGCAACCAAGAAG agtataggaagatggttgaGAAGCTCTACAAGCCTCCCAGTGCATGA
- the LOC106405491 gene encoding AP2/ERF and B3 domain-containing transcription factor At1g51120-like, translated as MFLVSSAIPMDVAKSETLNTNDSYLPVKKRMRLNEPPTTDKALVSASDNTKYKGVVQHQNGHWGAQIYVDHKRIWLGTFKSAAEAAMSYDSASIKLRTFDANSQRNFPWSDLTVHEPVFQKGYTTEAVLNMIKDGSYQREFKEFLKNRSQVVMGSKQNRRDEESNKQFSCTQLFQKELTPSDVGKLNRLVIPKKYAVKYLPFISEREQGEIVEDVEVVFYDREMRQWKFRYCYWTSSQSFVLTRGWIGFVKEKRLKEKDVITFYTCDVPTLEGQSKKFLMIDVHCFSDNDSAVTDEEVNKTVHNSFDDVMKPEINSKLGGEEEAKPEENKGGFMLFGVRIQ; from the coding sequence ATGTTTCTAGTATCCTCTGCTATTCCAATGGACGTTGCAAAGTCAGAGACTTTAAACACAAACGATTCTTACTTACCTGTCAAGAAACGTATGAGACTTAACGAACCACCCACCACCGACAAAGCACTAGTTTCCGCATCAGACAATACAAAGTACAAGGGAGTTGTTCAGCATCAGAACGGTCACTGGGGTGCTCAGATTTACGTAGACCACAAACGGATATGGCTCGGGACTTTCAAATCAGCTGCTGAAGCCGCCATGTCTTATGACAGCGCATCCATCAAGCTTCGAACTTTCGACGCAAACTCGCAAAGAAACTTCCCATGGTCTGATTTAACGGTCCACGAACCGGTGTTTCAAAAAGGCTACACAACAGAAGCCGTGCTGAACATGATCAAAGACGGTTCTTACCAACGCGAGTTCAAAGAGTTTCTCAAAAACCGTTCTCAGGTTGTCATGGGATCAAAACAGAACCGAAGAGATGAAGAATCCAACAAGCAGTTCTCATGCACGCAGCTTTTTCAGAAGGAACTGACACCGAGTGATGTCGGGAAACTTAACCGTCTTGTGATACCGAAGAAGTATGCGGTGAAGTATTTACCTTTCATAAGCGAAAGAGAACAGGGCGAAATAGTAGAAGATGTTGAGGTTGTGTTTTATGACAGAGAGATGAGACAATGGAAGTTTAGGTATTGTTACTGGACAAGTAGCCAGAGCTTTGTCCTTACCAGAGGATGGATTGGTTTCGTTAAGGAGAAGAGACTCAAGGAGAAAGATGTTATCACTTTTTACACTTGTGATGTTCCTACATTAGAAGGTCAGAGCAAAAAGTTCTTGATGATTGATGTTCATTGCTTTTCAGACAACGACTCAGCGGTCACTGATGAGGAAGTAAACAAGACAGTTCATAACAGCTTTGATGATGTAATGAAACCAGAGATTAACTCGAAGTTAGgaggtgaagaagaagccaaaccAGAGGAGAACAAAGGAGGTTTTATGTTGTTTGGTGTTAGGATCCAATAg
- the LOC106405654 gene encoding formate--tetrahydrofolate ligase — protein MSSSRKLQVVSPVPADIDIANSVEPLHIAEIAKDLNLSPLHYDLYGKYKAKVLLSAFDELKDREDGYYVVVGGITPTPLGEGKSTTTVGLCQALGAYLDKKVVTCLRQPSQGPTFGIKGGAAGGGYSQVIPMDEFNLHLTGDIHAITASNNLLAAAIDTRIFHEASQSDKALFNRLCPVNKEGKRSFSDIMFRRLTKLGISKTIPEELTPEEVKKFARLDIDPDSITWRRVMDVNDRFLRKITVGQGPEEKGMTRETGFDISVASEIMAVLALTTSLGDMRERLGKMVIGNSKAGEPITADDLGVGGALTVLMKDAIHPTLMQTLEGTPVLVHAGPFANIAHGNSSIVADKIALKLVGPGGFVVTEAGFGSDIGTEKFMNIKCRYSGLTPQCAIVVATVRALKMHGGGPDVVAGRPLDRAYVSENVSLVEAGCVNLAKHIANTKAYGVNVVVAVNMFSTDSEAELNAVRKFSMDAGAFDAVICSHHAHGGKGAVDLGIAVEKACQNITQPLRFLYPLEISIKDKIEAIAKSYGASGVEYSDQAEKQIEMYTQQGFSNLPICMSKTQYSFSHDASKKGAPTGFVLPIRDVRGSIGAGFIYPLVGTMSTMPGLPTRPCFYEIDIDTVTGKVRGLS, from the exons ATGAGCTCCTCAAGAAAGCTTCAGGTCGTTTCACCAGTTCCCGCCGACATCGACATAGCCAACTCCGTTGAGCCTTTACACATCGCCGAGATTGCTAAAGATCTCAATCTCAGCCCTCTTCACTACGATCTCTATGGCAAGTACAAAGCAAAG GTTCTGTTGTCTGCGTTTGATGAGCTTAAAGATCGAGAGGACGGATACTATGTAGTTGTTGGAGGGATCACTCCAACTCCTCTTGGAGAAGGCAAGTCCACCACCACTGTAGGTCTTTGCCAAGCCTTAGGCGCTTACCTTGACAAGAAG GTTGTTACTTGTCTTCGCCAACCCTCACAAGGACCCACCTTTGGAATCAAAGGAGGTGCAGCTGGTGGTGGGTACAGTCAGGTGATTCCCATGGACGAGTTCAATCTCCACCTCACTGGAGACATCCACGCCATCACTGCTTCCAACAATCTCTTAGCTGCTGCCATCGACACTCGGATCTTCCACGAGGCGTCTCAGTCAGACAAGGCTCTTTTCAACAGGCTGTGTCCTGTTAACAAAGAAGGGAAGCGCAGCTTCAGTGACATTATGTTTAGGCGTTTGACTAAGCTCGGGATCTCCAAGACCATCCCCGAGGAGCTTACCCCCGAGGAGGTTAAAAAGTTTGCGAGGCTTGATATTGATCCTGATTCTATTACTTGGAGGAGAGTGATGGATGTGAATGACCGGTTCTTGAGGAAGATTACTGTTGGTCAAGGACCCGAGGAGAAAGGGATGACTAGAGAGACAGGGTTTGACATCTCCGTGGCTAGTGAGATCATGGCTGTTTTGGCTTTGACGACCTCTCTTGGTGACATGAGAGAGAGGCTTGGCAAAATGGTGATCGGTAACAGCAAGGCCGGGGAGCCGATAACAGCTGATGACCTCGGTGTTGGAGGAGCCTTGACTGTTCTGATGAAAGACGCTATTCATCCAACACTGATGCAGACGCTTGAAGGAACACCTGTCTTAGTCCACGCTGGTCCTTTTGCCAACATAGCTCATGGGAACTCATCTATCGTTGCGGATAAAATTGCTTTGAAGCTGGTGGGACCTGGTGGTTTCGTGGTGACCGAAGCTGGTTTTGGTTCAGACATTGGGACGGAGAAGTTCATGAACATCAAGTGCCGTTACAGCGGGCTGACGCCTCAGTGTGCGATCGTTGTGGCAACCGTTAGGGCCTTGAAGATGCATGGTGGTGGGCCTGATGTTGTCGCCGGGAGGCCTCTTGACCGCGCCTACGTGAGCGAGAATGTTTCCTTGGTTGAAGCTGGATGTGTGAATCTAGCGAAGCATATTGCGAACACGAAGGCGTACGGTGTGAATGTTGTTGTTGCTGTGAATATGTTCTCAACGGATAGTGAAGCAGAGCTGAATGCTGTGAGGAAGTTTTCGATGGATGCTGGTGCTTTTGATGCTGTGATTTGTTCCCACCATGCTCATGGTGGTAAAGGAGCG GTGGATCTTGGTATTGCTGTTGAAAAAGCTTGCCAAAACATTACTCAGCCGCTTCGGTTTCTCTACCCATTGGAGATCAGCATCAAAGACAAGATTGAGGCCATAGCCAAGTCGTATGGAGCCAGTGGTGTTGAATACTCAGACCAG GCTGAGAAACAGATTGAGATGTACACTCAGCAAGGTTTCTCCAACCTTCCTATATGCATGTCTAAGACGCAATACTCATTCTCACACGATGCATCGAAGAAAGGAGCACCTACTGGGTTTGTGTTGCCGATAAGGGATGTAAGAGGAAGCATTGGTGCTGGGTTCATATACCCATTGGTTGGTACAATGAGTACAATGCCTGGACTTCCGACAAGACCTTGCTTCTATGAGATTGACATTGACACTGTCACTGGAAAAGTTCGTGGCCTTTCTTGA
- the BNAC06G03680D gene encoding uncharacterized protein BNAC06G03680D, which produces MNPISSRLTSASLLPIPHRISLLSAMSFSSSSSRSLKVPTFKEEDEQEKLRQVLKYHNQTKHSFTNYARGPRGLDWANQPNPFRRYLSSPLLPLLQHDEGHHHSVLYSSLFDSSSLPPPKPISLSTVSHLFLHSLALSAWKTTGASTWPLRVNPSSGNLHPTEAYLISPPIPSLSSLPFVAHYAPKEHSLEVRAHVPSTFFPKFFPENSFLIGVSSIFWREAWKYGERAFRYCNHDVGHAIAALAVAAGELGWELKLLDGLGSDDLNVLMGLPEFPEIESEHPDCLLLVFPKGGSDFINIDYKGISSAIREGFTSLEWKGTPNVLSKEHLCWDIIYKTAEAVKKPSLISNSSSTSIDASSFKASGVVSRSSYKDLTVSQVVRMRRSAVDMDGVTFIDKSAFYQMLMHCLPSGSSTKGEPQGEQLALPFRALSWDCAEVHLALFVHRVSGLPKGLYFLVRNEDHLGDLKRATRSEFEWRRPDGCPDGLPLYMLAQGDCQRLAKGLSCHQDIAGDGCFSLGMVARFEPVMREKGSWMYPRLFWETGVVGQVLYLEAHAMGISATGIGCYFDDPVHEVLGIKDSSFQSLYHFTVGGPVLDKRIMTLPAYPGPTSDV; this is translated from the exons ATGAATCCGATTTCGTCCAGGCTCACCTCAGCCTCTCTTCTCCCAATCCCACACAGAATCTCCCTTCTCTCCGCCAtgtccttctcctcttcttcttcaaggtcTCTGAAAGTCCCTACCTTTAAGGAAGAAGACGAACAAGAGAAGCTCAGACAAGTTCTCAAGTACCACAACCAGACGAAACACTCATTCACCAATTACGCAAGAGGCCCTCGAGGCCTCGACTGGGCCAATCAGCCCAACCCTTTTCGCAGATACCTCTCTTCTCCTCTCCTCCCTCTCCTCCAACACGACGAGGGCCACCACCACTCTGTTCTCTACTCTTCTCTCTTCGACTCCTCCTCGCTTCCTCCTCCAAAACCCATCTCTCTCTCCACAGTCTCCCACCTCTTCCTCCACTCCCTCGCCCTCTCCGCCTGGAAAACCACCGGAGCCTCCACCTGGCCCCTCCGCGTCAACCCCAGCAGCGGTAACTTGCACCCCACGGAGGCATACCTCATCTCTCCCCCCATCCCTTCGCTCTCTTCCCTCCCTTTCGTGGCTCACTACGCTCCAAAGGAGCATTCTTTGGAGGTCAGAGCTCACGTGCCTTCCACCTTCTTCCCCAAGTTCTTCCCTGAGAACTCTTTCCTCATCGGTGTCTCTTCAATCTTCTGGCGTGAGGCTTGGAAGTACGGAGAACGCGCGTTTAGGTACTGTAACCACGACGTGGGTCACGCGATCGCTGCTCTGGCCGTTGCAGCTGGAGAGCTGGGGTGGGAGTTGAAGCTTCTTGATGGATTAGGAAGTGATGATCTCAACGTGCTAATGGGCCTCCCTGAGTTCCCAGAAATTGAATCTGAGCATCCTGATTGCTTGCTGCTCGTTTTCCCCAAGGGAGGTagtgattttattaacatagaTTACAAAGGTATAAGCTCTGCTATTAGAGAAGGGTTCACTAGTTTGGAGTGGAAAGGGACTCCTAATGTCCTGAGTAAAGAGCATTTGTGTTGGGACATCATCTACAAGACAGCAGAAGCAGTCAAGAAGCCTTCATTGATCTCAAACTCATCTTCAACTTCAATAGATGCTTCTTCCTTTAAGGCGAGTGGTGTGGTTAGCAGGAGTTCGTATAAGGACTTAACAGTGAGTCAAGTTGTGAGGATGAGAAGAAGTGCGGTTGATATGGACGGTGTTACTTTTATTGACAAGTCCGCGTTTTACCAGATGTTGATGCATTGTCTTCCTTCTGGTTCTTCCACCAAGGGAGAGCCGCAAGGAGAGCAGCTTGCACTGCCCTTTCGTGCTCTTTCTTGGGACTGTGCTGAGGTTCATCTTGCTCTGTTTGTGCATAGAGTTTCGGGTTTGCCCAAGGGTTTGTATTTTCTAGTGAGAAACGAGGATCATCTCGGTGATCTCAAGAGGGCTACGAGGTCTGAGTTTGAGTGGAGGAGACCAGATGGTTGCCCTGATGGGCTTCCTCTGTATATGCTCGCCCAGGGTGATTGCCAAAGGCTGGCAAAAGGACTATCGTGCCATCAG GACATTGCAGGGGATGGGTGCTTCAGCCTAGGGATGGTGGCTCGGTTTGAGCCAGTGATGAGGGAGAAGGGGTCATGGATGTACCCTCGGCTGTTTTGGGAGACGGGTGTTGTTGGGCAAGTTTTGTACCTGGAAGCACATGCAATGGGGATCTCAGCAACTGGAATAGGATGTTATTTTGATGATCCGGTTCATGAGGTTCTTGGgatcaaagactcaagctttCAGAGTCTGTACCATTTTACAGTGGGAGGTCCGGTTTTAGACAAGCGGATCATGACTCTTCCTGCTTATCCTGGTCCCACCAGTGATGTCTAA